One window from the genome of Trabulsiella odontotermitis encodes:
- the pgsA gene encoding CDP-diacylglycerol--glycerol-3-phosphate 3-phosphatidyltransferase yields MQFNIPTLLTLFRVILIPFFVLAFYLPFTWAPFLCALIFLVAAVTDWFDGFLARRWNQSTRFGAFLDPVADKVMVAIAMVLVAEHYHTWWVTLPAATMIAREIIISALREWMAELGKRSSVAVSWIGKVKTTAQMTALVWMLWRPNDWVEWAGIGLFFVAAVLTLWSMLQYLNAARGDLLEQ; encoded by the coding sequence ATGCAATTTAATATCCCTACGTTGCTCACTCTGTTTCGCGTCATTCTTATCCCATTCTTTGTACTGGCGTTTTATCTGCCATTCACCTGGGCGCCGTTTCTGTGTGCGCTGATTTTCCTGGTGGCAGCGGTAACCGACTGGTTCGATGGCTTTCTGGCGCGTCGCTGGAACCAGAGCACCCGTTTTGGCGCCTTTCTCGATCCTGTGGCCGATAAAGTCATGGTGGCGATCGCGATGGTGCTGGTGGCCGAGCACTATCACACCTGGTGGGTCACGCTGCCAGCGGCGACGATGATCGCCCGTGAGATCATTATCTCGGCGCTGCGCGAGTGGATGGCGGAGCTGGGTAAACGCAGCAGCGTGGCGGTATCGTGGATCGGCAAAGTGAAAACCACGGCGCAAATGACGGCGCTGGTGTGGATGTTGTGGCGTCCGAACGACTGGGTGGAGTGGGCTGGTATTGGCCTGTTCTTCGTGGCTGCCGTGCTGACGTTGTGGTCCATGCTGCAGTATCTCAACGCTGCACGCGGCGATTTGCTTGAACAGTGA
- the uvrC gene encoding excinuclease ABC subunit UvrC — protein sequence MSDVFDSKAFLKTVTSQPGVYRMYDAGGTVIYVGKAKDLKKRLSSYFRSNLASRKTEALVAQITQIDVTVTHTETEALLLEHNYIKLYQPRYNVLLRDDKSYPFIFLSGDTHPRLAIHRGAKHARGEYFGPFPNGYAVRETLALLQKIFPIRQCENSVYRNRSRPCLQYQIGRCLGPCVAGLVSEDEYARQVDYVRLFLSGKDDQVLTQLIARMEKASQSLEFEEAARIRDQIQAVRRVTEKQFVSNTGDDLDVIGVAFDAGMACVHVLFIRQGKVLGSRSYFPKVPGGTEPGEIVETFVGQFYLQGSQSRTLPSEILLDFALTDKTLLADTLSEFAGRRINVQTKPRGDRARYLKLARTNAATALVTKLSQQSTITQRLTALATVLKLPEIKRMECFDISHTMGEQTIASCVVFDTNGPLRAEYRRYNIAGITPGDDYAAMNQVLRRRYGKAIDDNKIPDVILIDGGKGQLGQAKAVFAGLDVTWDKHHPILLGVAKGSDRKAGLETLFFEPEGEGFSLPPDSPALHVIQHIRDESHDHAITGHRKKRAKVKSTSTLETIEGVGPKRRQMLLKYMGGLQGLQKASVEEIAKVPGISHGLAEKIYYSLKH from the coding sequence GTGAGTGATGTGTTTGATTCGAAAGCCTTCCTGAAGACTGTTACCAGCCAGCCCGGCGTTTATCGTATGTACGACGCCGGCGGCACGGTTATTTATGTCGGTAAAGCGAAAGACCTGAAAAAACGGCTTTCCAGCTATTTCCGCAGCAATCTCGCCTCCCGTAAAACCGAAGCGCTGGTGGCGCAAATCACCCAGATCGACGTGACCGTGACCCATACCGAGACGGAAGCATTGCTGCTGGAGCATAACTACATCAAGTTGTATCAACCGCGCTATAACGTGCTGTTGCGGGATGACAAATCCTATCCGTTCATTTTCCTCAGCGGCGATACCCACCCGCGTCTGGCTATCCACCGCGGTGCGAAGCACGCCAGGGGGGAATATTTCGGCCCGTTCCCGAACGGTTATGCGGTACGGGAAACGCTGGCGCTATTGCAAAAAATCTTCCCGATTCGCCAGTGCGAGAACAGCGTTTATCGCAACCGCTCTCGCCCCTGTCTGCAATATCAGATTGGCCGTTGTCTCGGGCCGTGCGTGGCCGGGCTGGTGAGTGAGGACGAGTACGCCCGGCAGGTGGATTACGTTCGCCTGTTCCTTTCCGGGAAAGATGATCAGGTGCTGACACAGCTGATCGCACGGATGGAAAAAGCCAGCCAGTCGCTGGAATTTGAAGAGGCGGCGCGCATTCGTGACCAGATCCAGGCCGTGCGTCGGGTCACAGAGAAACAATTTGTCTCCAATACTGGCGACGATCTCGACGTTATCGGCGTCGCGTTCGATGCCGGCATGGCCTGCGTCCATGTGCTGTTTATTCGCCAGGGGAAAGTGCTGGGTAGCCGCAGCTATTTCCCGAAAGTGCCGGGTGGCACAGAACCAGGCGAAATCGTCGAGACGTTTGTCGGGCAGTTTTACCTGCAGGGAAGTCAGTCGCGGACCCTGCCGTCTGAGATCCTGCTCGATTTCGCCCTTACGGATAAAACCCTGCTGGCGGATACCCTCTCTGAATTCGCCGGACGGCGGATCAACGTGCAGACGAAGCCGCGCGGTGACCGTGCCCGTTACCTGAAACTGGCCCGCACCAATGCGGCGACTGCGCTGGTGACGAAGCTGTCGCAGCAGTCGACCATCACTCAGCGCTTAACGGCGCTGGCGACGGTGCTCAAACTGCCTGAAATTAAGCGCATGGAGTGTTTTGACATCAGTCATACGATGGGCGAACAGACCATTGCTTCCTGCGTGGTGTTTGACACAAATGGCCCACTGCGCGCCGAGTATCGCCGCTATAATATTGCTGGCATCACGCCGGGTGATGATTACGCGGCCATGAATCAGGTGCTGCGCCGTCGTTACGGCAAGGCGATTGATGACAACAAAATCCCCGACGTCATTCTTATTGATGGTGGTAAAGGCCAACTGGGGCAGGCGAAAGCGGTGTTTGCCGGGCTGGACGTCACGTGGGACAAACATCACCCGATTTTGCTCGGTGTGGCAAAAGGGTCAGATCGTAAAGCCGGTCTGGAAACGCTGTTCTTCGAACCGGAAGGCGAGGGGTTCAGTCTGCCGCCGGATTCGCCTGCATTGCATGTTATCCAGCATATCCGCGACGAATCGCATGATCACGCGATTACCGGGCACCGGAAAAAACGCGCTAAGGTTAAGAGCACCAGTACGCTTGAGACCATCGAAGGCGTGGGGCCAAAGCGCCGCCAGATGTTGTTAAAGTACATGGGCGGTCTGCAAGGTTTGCAGAAAGCGAGTGTTGAGGAAATTGCCAAAGTACCGGGCATATCGCACGGTCTGGCAGAAAAGATCTACTACTCGTTGAAACATTAG
- the uvrY gene encoding UvrY/SirA/GacA family response regulator transcription factor, protein MINVLLVDDHELVRAGIRRILEDIKGIKVAGEVCCGEDAVKWCRANAVDVVLMDMNMPGIGGLEATRKIARACVDTKVIMLTVHTENPLPARVMQAGAAGYLSKGAAPQDVVNAIRSVFAGQRYIASDIAQQMALSQIEPEKTESPFASLSERELQIMLMITKGQKVNEISEQLNLSPKTVNSYRYRMFSKLNIHGDVELTHLAIRHGLCNAESLANQ, encoded by the coding sequence TTGATCAACGTCCTTCTTGTTGATGACCACGAACTGGTGCGCGCAGGGATACGACGCATTCTGGAAGATATAAAGGGTATTAAAGTTGCCGGCGAAGTGTGCTGCGGTGAGGATGCCGTTAAATGGTGCCGCGCAAATGCTGTCGACGTCGTGTTGATGGATATGAACATGCCCGGCATTGGTGGACTCGAAGCGACGCGGAAAATTGCCCGCGCCTGTGTCGACACCAAAGTCATTATGCTGACAGTGCATACTGAAAACCCACTCCCCGCCAGGGTTATGCAGGCGGGAGCGGCAGGTTACCTGAGTAAAGGGGCCGCGCCACAGGACGTTGTGAATGCCATTCGTTCGGTCTTCGCCGGTCAGCGTTACATTGCTTCTGACATCGCTCAGCAAATGGCGCTGAGTCAGATAGAGCCGGAAAAAACAGAATCGCCATTTGCCAGTTTGTCTGAACGCGAATTGCAGATTATGCTGATGATCACCAAAGGTCAGAAGGTCAATGAGATCTCAGAACAATTGAATCTCAGTCCTAAAACGGTGAACAGCTACCGCTACAGAATGTTTAGTAAACTTAACATCCATGGCGATGTTGAGCTGACGCACCTGGCAATTCGCCATGGCCTGTGCAATGCGGAGTCGTTAGCAAATCAGTGA
- a CDS encoding DUF2594 family protein, protein MSTPDFSTAESNQLLAQEVTCLKALLTLMLQAMGQADAGRVIIKMEKQIMQMEDEAQAAVFSSTVKQIKQAYRQ, encoded by the coding sequence ATGAGCACACCTGATTTTTCCACTGCCGAAAGTAATCAACTACTTGCCCAGGAAGTCACCTGTCTGAAAGCACTGCTGACGCTGATGCTGCAGGCGATGGGTCAGGCCGACGCGGGCCGCGTGATTATCAAAATGGAAAAGCAAATCATGCAGATGGAAGATGAGGCTCAGGCTGCCGTTTTCTCCAGCACTGTTAAGCAGATTAAACAAGCGTACCGTCAGTAA
- the sdiA gene encoding transcriptional regulator SdiA, which translates to MRDNDFFRWRREMLQHFQAITTSEQIFTLLQQQTERLEYDYFSLCVRHPVPFTRPKLSIHTTYPERWWSHYMAEKFHTIDPVLKAENFSRGHLRWDDDLFSDASLLWDSARDHGLRNGVTQCLMLPNRAMGFLSVSRENEPDYAVCEDDEMELRLQTLTEQSLLALLRLEDEMVVPAEMRFSKRELEILKWTAEGKTSAEIAMILSISENTVNFHQKNMQKKFNAPNKTQIACYAAATGII; encoded by the coding sequence ATGAGGGACAATGATTTTTTCAGATGGCGGCGGGAAATGCTGCAACATTTCCAGGCAATAACAACGAGCGAGCAGATCTTTACGCTTTTGCAGCAGCAAACCGAACGGCTGGAATATGACTATTTTTCGCTCTGTGTCCGGCACCCGGTTCCTTTTACGCGTCCGAAGCTTTCTATTCATACCACCTATCCCGAACGCTGGTGGTCGCATTATATGGCGGAGAAATTCCATACTATCGATCCGGTATTGAAAGCAGAGAATTTTAGTCGCGGACATTTACGCTGGGACGATGACTTATTTAGTGACGCTTCATTGTTATGGGATTCTGCCCGCGATCACGGGTTGCGTAACGGCGTAACACAATGTCTGATGCTGCCGAACCGGGCGATGGGCTTTTTATCCGTATCGAGGGAAAATGAGCCGGACTATGCCGTCTGTGAAGACGATGAAATGGAGCTTCGGTTGCAAACGCTGACCGAACAGAGCCTGCTGGCGCTGCTGCGGCTGGAAGACGAGATGGTGGTTCCGGCAGAAATGCGATTCAGCAAGCGGGAGCTGGAAATCCTGAAATGGACGGCGGAAGGTAAGACCTCCGCAGAAATCGCGATGATCCTCTCTATATCAGAGAATACGGTGAATTTTCATCAGAAGAATATGCAAAAGAAATTCAACGCGCCGAATAAAACGCAGATTGCCTGCTATGCGGCGGCAACGGGGATCATCTGA
- the tcyN gene encoding L-cystine ABC transporter ATP-binding protein TcyN, giving the protein MSAIEVKNLVKKFHGQTVLHGIDLEVSEGEIVAIIGPSGSGKTTLLRSINLLEQPESGTIKVGDITIDTARALSQQKGLIRRLRQHVGFVFQNFNLFPHRTVLENIIEGPVFVKGENKANASERALDLLEKVGLKGKETSYPRRLSGGQQQRVAIARALAMRPDVILFDEPTSALDPELVGEVLNTIRQLAKEKRTMVIVTHEMSFARDVADRAIFMDQGRIVEQGDAKTLFADPKQPRTRQFLAKFLIQ; this is encoded by the coding sequence ATGAGTGCTATCGAAGTCAAAAACCTGGTGAAGAAATTCCATGGACAGACGGTGCTGCACGGCATTGATCTGGAAGTGAGTGAGGGTGAGATTGTCGCCATCATCGGCCCCAGCGGCTCCGGCAAAACCACGCTGCTGCGCAGTATCAACCTGCTGGAACAACCGGAAAGCGGCACGATCAAAGTGGGGGATATCACCATTGATACCGCCCGGGCGCTCAGTCAGCAGAAAGGGCTTATCCGCCGTCTGCGCCAGCATGTGGGATTTGTTTTTCAGAACTTCAATCTCTTCCCGCACCGCACGGTGCTGGAAAACATCATTGAAGGACCGGTGTTCGTGAAAGGCGAAAACAAGGCCAATGCCAGTGAGCGCGCGCTGGATCTGCTCGAGAAAGTGGGGCTGAAAGGGAAAGAAACCAGCTATCCGCGTCGTCTTTCAGGCGGTCAGCAGCAGCGTGTGGCGATTGCCCGCGCGCTGGCGATGCGCCCGGACGTGATCCTGTTTGATGAACCGACCTCGGCGCTGGATCCCGAACTGGTGGGTGAAGTGCTGAACACCATCCGCCAGCTGGCGAAGGAAAAGCGCACCATGGTCATCGTCACCCATGAAATGAGTTTTGCCCGCGATGTCGCGGACAGAGCGATTTTTATGGATCAGGGCCGCATCGTGGAGCAGGGCGATGCCAAAACATTGTTCGCCGATCCGAAACAGCCGCGTACTCGCCAGTTCCTCGCTAAATTCCTCATTCAGTAA
- the tcyL gene encoding cystine ABC transporter permease — protein sequence MQESIQLVFDSAPFLLNGAIFTLQLSIGGMIFGLLLGFILALMRMSTLWPVRWLARFYISIFRGTPLIAQLFMIYYGLPQFGIELDPIPAAMIGLSLNTAAYASETLRAAISSIDKGQWEAAASIGMTPWQTLRRAILPQAARVALPPLSNSFISLVKDTSLAATIQVPELFRQAQLITSRTLEVFTMYLAASLIYWVMATVLSTLQNYFENQLNRQERDPK from the coding sequence ATGCAAGAAAGTATTCAACTGGTATTCGACTCGGCGCCGTTTCTGTTAAACGGGGCCATTTTTACCCTTCAGCTCAGTATCGGTGGCATGATTTTTGGCCTGTTGCTGGGGTTTATTCTGGCGCTGATGCGCATGTCGACCCTCTGGCCGGTCAGATGGCTGGCGCGGTTTTACATCTCCATCTTCCGTGGGACGCCGCTTATCGCGCAGCTGTTTATGATCTACTACGGCCTGCCACAGTTTGGCATCGAGCTGGATCCGATCCCGGCGGCGATGATTGGTCTGTCGCTCAATACCGCCGCGTATGCGTCTGAAACGCTGCGCGCCGCCATTTCGTCGATTGATAAAGGGCAGTGGGAAGCCGCCGCCAGTATCGGCATGACGCCGTGGCAGACGCTGCGTCGCGCCATTCTGCCGCAGGCGGCGCGCGTGGCGCTGCCGCCGCTGTCGAACAGTTTCATCAGTCTGGTGAAAGACACCTCGCTCGCCGCCACCATTCAGGTGCCGGAGCTGTTTCGCCAGGCGCAGCTCATCACCTCGCGTACGCTGGAAGTGTTCACCATGTATCTGGCGGCATCGCTGATTTACTGGGTGATGGCGACGGTACTGTCGACCCTGCAAAACTATTTTGAAAATCAGCTTAACCGCCAGGAGCGTGATCCGAAATGA
- the dcyD gene encoding D-cysteine desulfhydrase, with the protein MSLQNLTRFPRLEFIGAPTPLEFLPRLSDHLGREIFIKRDDVTPMAMGGNKLRKLEFLAADALREGADTLVTAGAIQSNHVRQTAAVAAKLGLHCVALLENPINTRAENYLTNGNRLLLDLFNTQVEMCDALTDPTAQLDELATRLELQGFRPYVIPVGGSNALGALGYVESALEIAQQCEDVVDLSSIVVASGSAGTHAGLAVGLEQLLPDVSLIGVTVSRTVAEQKPKVVALQQAIAGSLELEAKADIQLWDEYFAPGYGMPNEAGMEAVKLLASLEGILLDPVYTGKAMAGLIDGITQKRFRDDGAILFVHTGGAPALFAYHPHI; encoded by the coding sequence ATGTCACTTCAAAATTTAACACGCTTTCCGCGGCTGGAATTTATTGGCGCACCGACACCCCTTGAGTTTTTGCCTCGCCTTTCCGATCACCTTGGACGCGAAATTTTCATCAAGCGTGATGACGTCACGCCGATGGCGATGGGCGGTAACAAGCTGCGCAAGCTGGAGTTTCTCGCCGCCGACGCGTTGCGCGAAGGCGCTGATACGCTGGTGACCGCCGGCGCGATTCAGTCCAACCACGTACGCCAGACCGCGGCAGTTGCGGCAAAGCTCGGCCTGCACTGCGTCGCGCTCCTGGAAAACCCCATCAACACCCGTGCAGAAAACTACCTCACCAACGGCAATCGTTTGCTGCTGGATCTGTTCAACACCCAGGTTGAAATGTGCGACGCGCTGACCGATCCCACCGCGCAGCTCGACGAGCTGGCGACGCGTCTGGAATTGCAGGGCTTTCGCCCGTATGTGATCCCGGTGGGCGGTTCGAACGCACTGGGCGCGCTGGGTTATGTCGAAAGCGCGCTGGAAATTGCTCAGCAGTGTGAAGATGTCGTGGATTTGTCGTCAATCGTGGTTGCTTCCGGCAGCGCAGGCACTCACGCCGGGCTGGCGGTGGGCCTTGAACAGCTGTTGCCGGACGTTTCGCTGATTGGCGTTACTGTGTCGCGCACCGTGGCGGAACAGAAGCCAAAAGTGGTGGCACTGCAACAGGCGATTGCCGGAAGCCTCGAACTCGAGGCGAAAGCGGACATTCAGCTGTGGGATGAATACTTCGCCCCTGGTTACGGAATGCCTAACGAAGCGGGGATGGAAGCGGTTAAACTGCTGGCGTCGCTTGAGGGCATCCTGCTCGATCCGGTTTACACCGGCAAAGCGATGGCCGGGCTTATCGACGGCATTACTCAGAAGCGTTTCAGGGATGACGGCGCCATTTTGTTTGTTCATACGGGCGGGGCGCCAGCGCTGTTTGCTTACCATCCTCACATCTAA
- the tcyJ gene encoding cystine ABC transporter substrate-binding protein: MKLALIGRQALMGVMAVALMAGISAKTFAAENLLNQVKERGSLRVGLEGTYPPFSFQGDDGKLTGFEVEFANELAKHLGVKADLKPTKWDGMLAALDSKRIDVVINQVTISDERKKKYDFSTPYTVSGIQALVKKGNEGAIKTAADLKGKKVGVGLGTNYEEWLRGNVPGVDIRTYDDDPTKYQDLRVGRIDAILVDRLAALDLVKKTNNTLAVTGEAFSRQEAGVALRKGNDDLLKAIDGAIADMQKDGSLKALSEKWFGADVTQ; this comes from the coding sequence ATGAAGCTAGCTCTTATTGGCCGTCAGGCTCTGATGGGTGTCATGGCGGTGGCGTTAATGGCGGGGATTAGCGCCAAAACGTTTGCCGCTGAAAATCTGTTAAATCAGGTCAAAGAGCGCGGTTCGTTGCGCGTTGGCCTTGAGGGAACCTATCCTCCGTTCAGCTTCCAGGGTGACGATGGCAAGCTGACCGGCTTTGAGGTGGAGTTCGCCAATGAACTGGCAAAACACCTTGGCGTGAAGGCCGATCTCAAGCCGACCAAGTGGGACGGGATGCTGGCGGCGCTCGATTCTAAACGAATCGATGTGGTCATCAACCAGGTTACCATCTCTGACGAACGTAAGAAAAAATATGACTTCTCCACGCCGTACACCGTTTCTGGTATTCAGGCGCTGGTGAAAAAGGGCAATGAAGGCGCTATCAAAACAGCCGCTGATCTGAAAGGCAAAAAAGTGGGTGTCGGCCTCGGGACCAATTACGAAGAGTGGTTACGCGGCAACGTTCCGGGTGTGGATATCCGCACCTATGACGACGACCCGACGAAATATCAGGATCTGCGCGTCGGCCGTATTGACGCCATTCTGGTTGACCGCCTGGCCGCGCTGGATTTGGTGAAGAAAACCAATAACACGCTGGCCGTGACCGGCGAAGCGTTCTCCCGTCAGGAAGCGGGTGTGGCGCTGCGTAAAGGCAACGACGATCTGCTGAAAGCGATTGACGGTGCGATCGCCGACATGCAAAAAGACGGTAGTCTGAAGGCATTGTCTGAGAAATGGTTTGGTGCTGATGTGACCCAATAA
- the fliZ gene encoding flagella biosynthesis regulatory protein FliZ, whose product MTVQQVKRRPLSRYLKDFKHSQTHCAHCHKLLDRITLVRRGEIVNKIAISRLDTLMNEEEWQQERQDWVALCRFCGDLHCKEQSDFFDIIGFKQYLFEQTDMSPGTVREYVVRLRRLGNHLTELNVPRELLTNGYLDDNLAPWLPATSTNNYRIALRKYAQFQALTAPVKMQNLAYPTTSDIY is encoded by the coding sequence ATGACGGTGCAGCAAGTAAAAAGACGGCCGTTAAGCCGCTACCTTAAAGACTTTAAACATAGCCAAACGCATTGTGCTCACTGCCATAAGTTGCTCGACCGCATCACGCTGGTCAGGCGCGGTGAGATAGTCAATAAAATCGCGATTTCCCGTCTCGACACCTTAATGAACGAAGAAGAGTGGCAACAGGAGCGCCAGGATTGGGTCGCACTGTGTCGTTTCTGCGGCGATTTGCATTGCAAAGAGCAGAGCGATTTTTTCGATATTATCGGCTTTAAACAATACCTTTTCGAGCAGACCGACATGAGCCCCGGCACGGTGCGCGAATATGTCGTCCGTCTGCGTCGCCTCGGCAACCACCTGACAGAGCTTAATGTTCCACGGGAGCTTCTGACGAACGGTTATTTAGATGACAACCTGGCGCCGTGGCTGCCTGCCACCAGCACCAATAATTATCGCATCGCCCTGCGCAAGTACGCCCAGTTTCAGGCGCTGACTGCCCCGGTAAAGATGCAGAATCTGGCTTATCCCACAACCTCGGATATATATTAA
- a CDS encoding RNA polymerase sigma factor FliA, with the protein MNSLYTAEGVMDKHSLWQRYVPLVRHEALRLQVRLPASVELDDLLQAGGIGLLNAVERYDALQGTAFTTYAVQRIRGAMLDELRSRDWVPRSVRRNAREVAQAMGQLEQELGRNATETEVSQRLGIPVEEYRQMLLDTNNSQLFSYDEWREEHGDSIELVTEENQQENPLFQLMEGNLRQRVIEAIEALPEREQLVLTLYYQEELNLKEIGAVLEVGESRVSQLHSQAIKRLRTKLGRL; encoded by the coding sequence GTGAATTCACTGTATACCGCTGAAGGTGTAATGGATAAACACTCGCTGTGGCAGCGTTACGTGCCTCTGGTGCGCCATGAAGCATTGCGCCTACAGGTGCGGTTGCCGGCGAGCGTGGAACTGGACGATCTGCTTCAGGCGGGCGGCATCGGGTTATTGAATGCTGTGGAACGTTACGATGCTCTGCAAGGAACGGCATTTACCACTTACGCAGTGCAACGCATTCGCGGTGCGATGCTGGATGAATTGCGCAGCCGGGACTGGGTGCCGCGCAGTGTCCGACGCAACGCGCGCGAAGTGGCGCAGGCGATGGGGCAACTGGAACAAGAGCTGGGGCGTAACGCCACGGAAACCGAGGTCTCTCAACGACTCGGTATTCCTGTTGAGGAGTATCGACAGATGCTTCTGGATACCAATAACAGTCAGCTTTTCTCTTACGATGAATGGAGAGAAGAGCATGGCGACAGTATTGAATTGGTAACCGAGGAGAATCAACAGGAAAACCCGCTCTTCCAGTTAATGGAAGGCAACTTGCGGCAGCGTGTGATCGAGGCGATCGAAGCGCTGCCAGAACGCGAACAGCTTGTGCTGACGCTGTACTACCAGGAAGAGCTTAATCTCAAAGAGATTGGCGCGGTACTGGAAGTGGGCGAATCGCGGGTCAGCCAGTTGCACAGCCAGGCCATCAAACGTCTGCGTACTAAGCTGGGTAGGTTATAG
- a CDS encoding NeuD/PglB/VioB family sugar acetyltransferase — protein sequence MKLGIYGTGGQGRETLVLARQINQVDARWDAIFFIDDVSNATSVSGVPVYRFEALDFHDVEISIALGEPAHRRTLANKVLQKARLATLVHPGVFVPEDTTIGAGVLVGQGAFISCNVTLGDNALIQPNTYISHDCHVGAHSVVCSQVSLGGKTTIGEGTFLGMNCVIKEQSVIGNDVVVGMGSVVTKDLADNAVAFGNPAKIHRSNSNKRVFK from the coding sequence ATGAAATTAGGTATCTACGGTACAGGCGGGCAGGGACGCGAAACGCTGGTGCTTGCCCGCCAGATTAATCAGGTTGACGCGCGCTGGGATGCGATCTTTTTTATTGATGATGTGAGCAACGCGACATCAGTATCCGGCGTGCCGGTGTACCGCTTTGAGGCGCTGGATTTTCACGATGTGGAAATTTCCATCGCACTTGGCGAACCCGCGCATCGCCGTACGCTGGCGAACAAAGTATTGCAAAAAGCCCGCCTGGCGACACTGGTGCATCCTGGCGTGTTTGTGCCTGAAGATACTACAATCGGCGCGGGCGTGCTGGTCGGGCAGGGGGCGTTTATCTCCTGCAACGTCACGCTCGGTGATAACGCGCTGATCCAGCCCAACACTTATATCAGCCACGACTGCCATGTCGGCGCTCACAGCGTCGTCTGCAGCCAGGTATCGCTGGGCGGTAAAACGACGATTGGCGAGGGGACGTTTCTCGGCATGAACTGCGTTATCAAAGAGCAGTCGGTGATTGGCAACGATGTGGTGGTCGGTATGGGTTCGGTGGTCACAAAGGATCTGGCCGATAATGCTGTCGCTTTTGGCAATCCAGCCAAAATTCATCGTTCAAACAGTAATAAGCGTGTTTTTAAGTAG
- the fliB gene encoding flagellin lysine-N-methylase, whose protein sequence is MKQITITQPKLVTDFSCVGGSCREHCCQGWAITLDKASVRRYQNSKDNAIRHLAQQSIKVTKKSHAAWGEIIFSDGNKNCPFMNSERLCSIHSSLGGDALSDTCATFPRLKRIYKSEIEKGINLSCPEASRLLIADPYAMTMDSTIELHNGFNKAEKASVQTKIIGLFCLNILNIDTLSVEENLYGIVKFLLFAEKLERIDEHFDQLEAVYHVIASDLLNGKIKNELAGVNQNYNLKSAVIFLMQNFFKAKSASRGALVLLEFIKTMDRLFELFADDKKSSAQMAKIETGWQDNAGNMLACHHYAFHNLVKYKFWQSAFPLGNGKNLFSNLYLIVSEFYFIKTLLAGRLYEKGRVTEDDVIDAIYSFHSLTQHNTQTSAQFHQYIESVKFGDDLSLIQLLV, encoded by the coding sequence ATGAAACAGATCACTATTACTCAACCAAAACTGGTTACTGACTTTTCATGTGTAGGGGGAAGTTGCCGCGAACATTGCTGTCAGGGGTGGGCTATTACGCTGGATAAAGCTTCAGTCCGCCGTTATCAGAACAGCAAAGACAACGCCATTAGACATCTTGCGCAGCAAAGCATTAAAGTCACTAAAAAGAGCCACGCAGCGTGGGGAGAAATTATCTTTTCTGATGGTAATAAAAATTGCCCCTTTATGAATTCAGAACGTCTCTGTTCTATTCATTCATCGCTTGGGGGTGATGCGTTAAGTGATACCTGCGCGACATTTCCGCGGCTGAAGAGAATTTACAAAAGTGAAATTGAGAAAGGGATTAACTTATCCTGCCCGGAAGCAAGCCGGCTCCTGATCGCCGATCCCTATGCTATGACCATGGATAGTACCATCGAGCTCCACAACGGATTTAACAAAGCCGAAAAGGCGAGTGTCCAAACGAAAATTATCGGTTTGTTTTGTCTCAATATACTGAATATCGATACCCTGTCCGTTGAAGAGAATCTCTATGGGATCGTCAAATTTTTACTCTTTGCTGAGAAACTGGAACGGATTGATGAACATTTTGACCAGCTGGAGGCGGTATATCACGTTATTGCCAGTGATTTATTGAACGGTAAAATCAAAAACGAACTGGCAGGAGTTAACCAGAATTACAATCTTAAAAGCGCTGTGATCTTTTTAATGCAAAATTTCTTCAAAGCTAAGTCAGCGTCACGCGGAGCCCTGGTACTGCTTGAATTTATCAAGACCATGGACAGATTATTTGAGTTGTTTGCGGATGATAAAAAATCCAGTGCTCAGATGGCGAAAATTGAAACCGGATGGCAGGATAACGCCGGAAACATGCTGGCATGCCATCATTATGCTTTTCATAATCTTGTTAAGTATAAATTCTGGCAGAGCGCCTTTCCGTTAGGAAATGGGAAAAATCTCTTCAGCAATTTGTACCTTATTGTCTCAGAATTTTATTTCATCAAAACGCTGTTGGCAGGACGTTTATATGAAAAAGGACGGGTGACAGAAGACGATGTCATTGATGCAATCTATAGTTTCCACTCGTTGACACAGCACAACACTCAGACCAGCGCGCAGTTTCATCAATATATTGAAAGCGTGAAATTCGGTGACGATCTATCGTTGATTCAGCTCCTGGTGTAG